One segment of uncultured Methanobrevibacter sp. DNA contains the following:
- a CDS encoding ATP-binding protein, whose product MDEIASITDTNLTETQFYNRADEINMLSSLLGTTEFNSSPTILLTGIRGVGKTALIKKIKHKFDKEYLVVDIDLSRSNAYQQKKLSRGSIIKIIYDAIIKASKEFGLRTLDKKIEKYFKTNKFKIDKILSYEHIPVPVFESEENYARLADFVMELPQKIYEDNSDKLKGVFIFIDEIQLIKDLDNVDKFLWYMRSFIQNQKNVAYLFCGSMSLKDSLINDLNGKEGAFGGRMLTIEIHPFSKQTTREYIESIPRNILLDDGGFERFYKCTRGIPYYINIFAKILPENITLTENNIIELFKDSIDYLAVHFIFMWSKLTFQEQKIIISLLGNPKKRIEIANTLEVTSGSLNRPLNRLLDFDLIEYVNDKYQITDPILTYWLQNSHEKNGIYPFRSI is encoded by the coding sequence ATGGATGAAATTGCAAGCATTACAGATACAAATTTAACTGAAACACAATTCTACAACAGGGCAGATGAAATTAATATGCTGTCAAGTCTATTAGGAACCACGGAATTCAATTCATCCCCCACTATACTATTGACTGGAATTAGGGGAGTAGGAAAGACAGCACTCATCAAAAAAATTAAACATAAATTTGATAAGGAATATCTGGTAGTAGATATTGATCTGTCAAGAAGTAATGCATACCAACAAAAAAAGCTAAGTCGAGGCAGCATAATCAAAATAATCTATGATGCAATAATAAAAGCTTCGAAAGAATTCGGCTTAAGAACACTTGACAAGAAAATAGAAAAATACTTTAAAACAAATAAATTCAAGATAGATAAGATTTTATCTTATGAACACATTCCAGTACCAGTATTTGAAAGTGAGGAGAATTATGCAAGATTAGCTGATTTTGTAATGGAATTGCCCCAAAAAATTTACGAAGACAATAGTGACAAATTAAAAGGAGTATTCATTTTCATTGATGAAATCCAATTGATTAAAGATTTAGACAATGTAGACAAATTTTTATGGTATATGCGTAGTTTCATTCAAAACCAAAAAAATGTTGCATACCTATTTTGTGGAAGTATGAGTTTGAAAGACAGTTTAATCAATGATTTAAATGGAAAGGAAGGTGCATTTGGAGGAAGAATGCTAACAATTGAAATCCATCCATTTTCAAAACAAACAACAAGGGAATACATTGAATCAATTCCAAGAAACATATTGCTGGATGATGGGGGATTTGAAAGATTTTACAAATGCACTCGAGGAATACCTTATTACATCAACATATTTGCAAAAATTCTTCCAGAAAACATAACCTTAACAGAAAATAACATTATTGAGTTATTTAAGGATTCGATTGATTATCTTGCAGTACATTTTATATTCATGTGGTCTAAATTAACATTTCAAGAACAAAAAATAATTATTTCTTTACTTGGAAACCCTAAAAAGAGAATTGAAATAGCAAACACTTTAGAGGTTACTAGCGGATCACTTAATAGGCCATTGAATCGCCTGCTTGATTTTGACTTAATTGAATATGTAAATGACAAATACCAAATTACTGACCCAATACTCACCTACTGGCTTCAAAATAGTCATGAAAAGAATGGAATATATCCATTTAGAAGTATTTAA
- a CDS encoding metal-dependent hydrolase — translation MKLKWLGHSAFELTSNRGLNILIDPFIQANPVCPLKISDLHPDIICITHGHADHLGDVIEISRNNTNLIVITNYEISIYLQRKGVNAIGINYGASVKFEDVEIRMLEARHSSTFDFEIDTKYAGNPGSFLLTFDNNLKVFHAGDTGLFSDMKFVIGEIYKPDIAILPIGNIFTMDIKEASIAASWIKPKFVIPMHYNTFPSIAQNPEEFEKLVPNSKTLIPNVMESIEF, via the coding sequence ATGAAACTTAAATGGTTAGGTCATTCGGCATTTGAATTAACCTCAAATAGAGGATTAAATATTTTAATCGACCCATTCATTCAGGCAAATCCTGTATGCCCTCTAAAAATTAGCGATTTGCATCCTGACATTATCTGCATCACCCACGGCCATGCAGACCACTTAGGAGATGTCATTGAAATATCAAGAAACAATACAAATTTGATTGTTATAACAAATTATGAAATTTCCATATATCTTCAAAGAAAAGGAGTAAATGCCATTGGAATTAACTATGGTGCATCCGTTAAATTTGAGGATGTTGAAATCAGAATGCTTGAAGCCAGACACAGCTCAACATTTGACTTTGAAATTGATACAAAATATGCAGGGAATCCTGGAAGCTTTTTATTGACTTTCGACAACAATTTGAAAGTTTTTCATGCTGGAGATACTGGACTTTTCTCTGATATGAAATTTGTAATTGGAGAAATTTACAAACCGGATATTGCAATATTACCTATTGGAAACATTTTTACAATGGACATCAAAGAAGCATCAATTGCAGCTAGCTGGATTAAACCCAAATTTGTTATTCCAATGCACTACAATACATTTCCTTCAATTGCACAGAACCCTGAGGAATTTGAAAAATTGGTTCCAAACTCTAAAACATTAATTCCAAATGTCATGGAAAGCATTGAATTTTAA
- a CDS encoding DsbA family protein, whose product MKITYWSDFACPYCYIGNSRLKRAINDLNLDVEFDIRAFELDQNAPKDVKSTTVERFAIKYGLSIEDARKQVAQISGLGRDEGIDFKYESTLYTNIRDAHRLMKLAQDKYPENVEKLARLLFDAYFVENLKLADKEVLLKIALDAGLDENQINDVLNSNLYNSQVEEDEDIALSGGIHGVPFYLFDNKYSIPGALSYDDFKSVLSQIVAENEVDDDKDADSCADGVCKI is encoded by the coding sequence ATGAAAATTACATACTGGAGCGACTTTGCCTGTCCATACTGTTACATTGGCAATAGCAGATTAAAAAGAGCAATCAATGATTTAAATTTGGATGTTGAATTTGATATCCGTGCTTTTGAGCTTGATCAAAACGCACCAAAGGATGTCAAATCCACTACTGTTGAAAGGTTTGCCATCAAATATGGCCTATCAATTGAAGACGCTAGAAAGCAGGTTGCACAAATTTCAGGGCTTGGCCGTGATGAGGGCATTGATTTTAAATATGAATCAACACTTTACACTAACATCCGTGATGCCCACAGACTGATGAAACTGGCACAGGACAAATATCCTGAAAATGTGGAAAAACTGGCCAGATTACTATTTGATGCTTATTTTGTTGAAAACCTTAAGCTGGCAGATAAGGAAGTGCTACTTAAAATCGCTTTAGATGCAGGTTTGGATGAAAATCAAATAAATGACGTGCTGAACAGTAATTTATACAACAGTCAGGTTGAAGAAGACGAGGATATTGCATTATCCGGAGGAATACACGGTGTTCCATTTTATTTATTTGACAATAAATACTCAATTCCAGGCGCATTATCATATGATGACTTTAAAAGTGTCCTGTCACAAATTGTTGCAGAAAATGAAGTTGATGATGATAAGGACGCAGACAGTTGTGCTGATGGGGTCTGTAAAATATGA
- the argJ gene encoding bifunctional ornithine acetyltransferase/N-acetylglutamate synthase yields MDFIKYLDGGFSVIENLEVSGAREGKYGVTIIVSRNSTASAVFTSNKVVAAPVKYTKNVVKKGIVSAVFVNSGNANCFTGEQGLKDCETLVELLSRDLEIPKDEIAISSTGVIGREMPIDIISKVAYESISNLGSEPENSLAAARAIMTTDTFPKECALEVTLTTGETVKIAGITKGSGMIAPNMGTMLSYIVSDAVIPANEINNALKKAADISFNMIVVDGDESTNDTCLMLANGASGVEVVKDGKIDPNFQEALNCLCIDLAKKMARDGEGATKFIEANVCGARNLEDARLAAKSIISSSLFKSAVFGGDPNWGRIVSAIGYSGCDLNPDIVTISVADDEDDVDLVRKGEILAFEDTPYLERAEKIMQSKNVIVNIDMDLGDGCATAWGCDLTYDYVKINAEYTT; encoded by the coding sequence ATGGATTTTATAAAATATCTTGATGGAGGATTTTCAGTTATTGAAAATCTTGAAGTATCTGGTGCTCGTGAAGGTAAATATGGTGTAACCATTATTGTTTCTCGAAATAGTACAGCTTCTGCTGTTTTCACTTCTAATAAAGTTGTTGCAGCTCCAGTAAAATATACAAAAAATGTTGTTAAAAAAGGAATTGTATCAGCTGTTTTCGTTAACAGTGGAAATGCCAATTGTTTTACAGGCGAACAAGGATTGAAAGATTGTGAAACATTAGTGGAATTGTTATCCCGTGATTTAGAAATTCCGAAAGATGAAATTGCTATTTCTTCAACAGGTGTTATAGGTCGTGAAATGCCAATAGATATTATTTCTAAAGTGGCTTATGAATCAATTTCTAATTTGGGCAGTGAACCTGAAAATTCACTTGCAGCTGCCCGCGCAATCATGACAACCGATACATTTCCGAAAGAATGTGCATTGGAAGTTACATTAACAACTGGTGAAACTGTTAAAATTGCAGGAATTACTAAGGGAAGTGGTATGATTGCACCTAATATGGGTACAATGTTATCTTATATTGTAAGTGATGCTGTCATTCCAGCTAATGAGATAAATAATGCATTGAAAAAAGCTGCTGATATCAGTTTCAATATGATTGTTGTAGATGGTGATGAAAGTACTAATGACACCTGTCTGATGTTGGCTAATGGTGCATCTGGTGTTGAAGTTGTAAAAGATGGAAAAATTGATCCTAACTTCCAAGAGGCATTAAATTGTTTATGCATTGACTTAGCTAAAAAAATGGCTCGTGATGGTGAAGGAGCTACTAAATTCATTGAAGCCAATGTGTGTGGTGCTCGAAATCTTGAAGATGCAAGACTTGCTGCCAAATCTATTATATCCTCAAGTTTATTCAAATCCGCTGTATTTGGTGGTGACCCTAATTGGGGAAGAATTGTTTCCGCTATCGGATACTCTGGTTGTGATTTAAATCCGGATATTGTAACCATTTCAGTTGCAGATGATGAGGATGATGTTGACCTTGTTAGAAAAGGTGAAATTTTAGCATTTGAAGATACACCTTATCTTGAAAGGGCTGAAAAAATAATGCAGTCAAAAAATGTCATTGTCAATATTGACATGGATTTAGGTGATGGATGTGCGACTGCATGGGGTTGTGATTTAACTTATGACTATGTCAAAATTAATGCAGAATACACCACTTAA
- a CDS encoding tRNA-dihydrouridine synthase, whose amino-acid sequence MKSIFDKCKFGDLILNSRIIRTGLWESQQDDLNAIYDRYEKIASSGVGLITSELYSIYPNDKFSEHSFKMSNRNFMTVARKLAEICHSYGVAILGQVEFIKFNRGIDLDISVNDLTVEDIRKIQADIISAAQQLQFAGFDGIQLSIGNNFYLSKFINPYYNQREDNYGGNLFNRSRLVLELVKVMKDNLDLHISCKINTFDERKNGFNSTESFKACKLLEKVGVDSLQLTRPLSPLYFTNKVSGEDELIDYTSKLIDSVDIPVIVGGGFNDMIHMNELLNSTNIEFMSMYRPFVAKEDFLNNWKINGEGKSKCLKCNNCYRTKTSTCYHY is encoded by the coding sequence ATGAAATCCATATTTGATAAATGTAAATTCGGTGACTTAATACTTAACAGCAGAATCATCAGAACAGGTTTATGGGAATCACAACAAGATGATTTAAACGCAATTTATGATAGATATGAAAAAATAGCCTCAAGCGGGGTTGGTCTAATTACTTCTGAGCTGTATTCAATATATCCTAATGATAAGTTTAGTGAACATTCCTTTAAAATGAGCAATCGGAATTTCATGACTGTGGCAAGAAAATTGGCTGAAATTTGCCATAGTTATGGGGTTGCAATTTTAGGGCAAGTTGAATTCATCAAATTCAACCGTGGAATTGACTTGGATATTTCAGTCAATGATTTAACTGTTGAAGATATTCGTAAAATACAGGCGGATATTATTTCTGCAGCTCAACAGTTGCAATTTGCAGGATTTGACGGGATTCAATTGTCAATAGGTAATAATTTTTACCTATCTAAATTCATCAATCCATATTATAATCAAAGGGAAGATAATTATGGTGGAAATTTATTTAATAGGTCACGTTTGGTTTTGGAATTGGTTAAAGTAATGAAAGATAACTTGGATTTACATATTTCCTGCAAAATCAACACGTTTGATGAGAGGAAAAATGGATTTAATTCAACTGAAAGTTTTAAAGCTTGTAAATTACTTGAAAAAGTTGGAGTTGACAGTCTTCAGTTAACACGACCTCTTTCACCTTTGTATTTCACCAACAAAGTATCTGGAGAAGATGAACTAATAGATTATACTTCTAAACTAATAGATTCTGTTGACATTCCTGTCATTGTTGGTGGGGGATTTAATGATATGATTCATATGAATGAATTGCTGAACAGTACTAATATTGAATTCATGTCAATGTACAGGCCTTTTGTTGCGAAGGAAGATTTTTTAAATAATTGGAAAATCAATGGTGAAGGTAAATCCAAATGTTTGAAATGCAATAATTGTTATAGGACAAAGACCAGCACATGTTACCATTATTAG
- a CDS encoding class I SAM-dependent methyltransferase, whose amino-acid sequence MEHKHHGKSSAKFLDAEDILNEMHFNGDETFMDAGCGDGYISIKAAKKYLPQGIVYAVDSYDVAINELEEYKDENDVQNLINVHADITEGIPSISDDSVDAVLMLNVFHGFRLSEDKDNVINELGRVIKNHGKIAVMEFKPLKMSWGPPVDVRISSDDLEEVFSQHDFKKVYLNEDIGSDIPEGKSHYLMIFEKE is encoded by the coding sequence ATGGAACATAAACATCATGGCAAATCAAGTGCAAAATTTCTTGATGCTGAAGACATTTTAAATGAAATGCATTTTAATGGTGATGAAACTTTTATGGATGCCGGTTGCGGAGATGGCTATATTTCAATCAAAGCCGCTAAGAAGTATCTTCCTCAGGGTATAGTTTATGCTGTGGATTCATATGATGTTGCCATCAATGAGTTGGAAGAGTACAAGGATGAAAATGATGTTCAAAATTTAATTAATGTTCATGCGGATATTACCGAGGGAATTCCAAGCATCAGTGATGATTCAGTGGATGCAGTATTGATGCTTAATGTATTTCATGGATTTAGACTATCAGAAGATAAGGACAATGTCATTAATGAACTTGGTAGAGTCATTAAAAATCATGGTAAAATTGCAGTCATGGAATTCAAACCTTTAAAAATGTCATGGGGACCTCCAGTTGATGTTAGGATTTCTTCAGATGATTTGGAGGAAGTATTTTCCCAGCATGATTTTAAAAAAGTTTATCTAAATGAAGATATTGGAAGTGACATTCCTGAAGGTAAATCTCACTATTTGATGATTTTTGAAAAGGAGTAG
- a CDS encoding tRNA-dihydrouridine synthase: MKSIFDNTKFGSLEVSSRIIRNGLWESQNDSSKNLSQDVFDRYEKLSKNNVGVIVSELISLYSHDRFSDFTDYINAPSFIRDFKEVTSIAHENNTPILAQIGFVNCNVNGKQMMEVNDLTLEDIRTIQADYIVAAKKIMFAGFDGIELCIGNNFYLSRVMNPFENTRSDNYGGNTYNRVRMVLEIIKLIKKTTGLHVHCKVNLYQDEEDSLEICKILAENGADSLQITKFLSPQYFRKGQSNQDMLVSFADKVAKNVSIPVVLGGGRSDMDKIIELLNNTDIDFISMQRPFVKDPTFLTQWKIDGCGKSECKTCNNCYWKKQSVCLIEYSD, encoded by the coding sequence ATGAAAAGTATATTTGACAACACTAAATTCGGCAGTCTTGAGGTTTCCAGTCGTATAATAAGAAATGGGTTGTGGGAATCCCAAAACGATTCCAGTAAAAATCTGTCTCAGGATGTATTTGACAGATATGAAAAATTATCAAAAAATAATGTTGGCGTAATAGTCTCCGAGTTGATTTCATTATATAGTCATGACAGATTCAGTGATTTTACTGATTATATTAATGCTCCTTCATTCATACGGGACTTTAAAGAGGTTACCAGCATAGCCCATGAAAATAATACTCCAATTCTTGCCCAAATAGGCTTTGTCAACTGTAATGTAAATGGGAAACAGATGATGGAAGTCAATGATTTGACTTTGGAGGATATAAGGACAATTCAGGCGGATTATATTGTTGCAGCAAAAAAGATAATGTTTGCAGGATTTGATGGAATAGAATTATGCATAGGCAATAATTTTTATTTATCACGTGTCATGAATCCTTTTGAAAATACACGCAGTGACAATTATGGTGGAAATACTTACAATCGTGTGAGAATGGTTTTGGAGATAATTAAATTGATTAAAAAAACAACAGGATTGCATGTTCACTGTAAGGTTAATTTGTATCAGGATGAAGAGGATTCTCTGGAAATTTGCAAAATTCTTGCTGAAAACGGTGCAGATAGCTTACAGATTACTAAATTCTTATCTCCACAATACTTTAGAAAAGGTCAATCAAATCAAGACATGTTAGTGAGCTTTGCGGATAAAGTTGCAAAGAATGTTTCCATCCCCGTTGTTTTAGGTGGGGGAAGGTCAGATATGGATAAAATCATCGAATTGTTAAATAATACTGATATTGACTTTATTTCAATGCAAAGACCCTTTGTAAAAGATCCTACTTTTTTAACTCAATGGAAAATTGATGGATGTGGCAAATCTGAATGTAAAACTTGTAACAACTGCTATTGGAAAAAACAGAGTGTTTGTTTGATAGAATATAGTGATTAA
- a CDS encoding class I SAM-dependent methyltransferase — protein MMMPENGHRAHGFSSANFLDSDEIIKELKLNGDETFMDAGCGDGHNAIKILEDYNHKGTVYAVDIYDASIEDMETYKNDNNVENLINIEADITEGIPGVEDGSIDVVLLVNVFHGFKASRKLDEAVLELSRIIKDDGKIAIMDYKAWDVPNGPPTKMRSSPEDLEKLFNKHNLKKVYLNEEIGENIPQGKSHYLIMFKKN, from the coding sequence ATGATGATGCCTGAAAATGGTCACAGGGCTCATGGATTTTCAAGTGCAAATTTTTTGGACTCTGATGAGATTATAAAAGAATTAAAGCTCAACGGTGATGAAACGTTTATGGATGCAGGTTGCGGTGATGGCCACAATGCAATTAAAATTCTGGAAGACTACAATCACAAAGGAACTGTTTATGCAGTTGATATCTATGATGCTTCCATTGAAGATATGGAAACCTATAAAAATGATAACAATGTTGAAAACTTAATTAATATTGAAGCTGATATTACCGAAGGCATTCCTGGTGTTGAAGACGGTTCAATTGATGTTGTTTTGCTTGTTAATGTTTTCCATGGATTTAAAGCCTCAAGAAAATTGGATGAAGCTGTTTTAGAACTTTCAAGAATTATTAAAGATGACGGTAAAATTGCAATAATGGATTATAAGGCATGGGATGTTCCTAATGGACCTCCAACAAAAATGAGATCATCTCCTGAGGATTTGGAAAAATTATTCAATAAGCACAACCTTAAAAAAGTTTATCTAAACGAAGAAATTGGTGAGAATATTCCGCAAGGCAAATCCCACTATTTAATCATGTTTAAAAAGAATTAA
- a CDS encoding Zc3h12a-like ribonuclease, with translation MKVVVDASNVAHYVKNQKGQPKIANILAAVKALEESEDEFVIIADASLRHDIDDKDRFLKLLESDNVEEVPAGNDADHFILEIATNEKAKVLSNDKFRDYAAEFRNIASMRIPFVIEKGRLTFGKPKKPKKDKNILQKICDEIIKELNFKKWEIYTGKEGLEISPLNIAKQAIIRIDNENNADSKLENIFAKIPMFNKIVEMVDDVEIAAPYVIFVLVHPKNYKVAVKNAGNISVTVADRLGLEKKPLIAVRNDLFTKPGTFELNIMLADEVSETAPYNVLVRVSEHDEVFIKRNSRNIASTIAGRLGSWKFPFVSVKPDMLLEKPGDFEIELEKGGGLDD, from the coding sequence ATGAAAGTTGTTGTAGATGCTTCAAATGTAGCACATTATGTAAAAAATCAAAAAGGACAACCTAAAATTGCTAATATCCTTGCAGCTGTTAAAGCTTTGGAAGAAAGCGAGGATGAATTTGTAATTATTGCCGATGCATCACTTCGACATGATATTGATGATAAAGACAGGTTCTTAAAATTGTTGGAAAGTGACAATGTTGAAGAAGTTCCTGCAGGCAATGATGCAGATCATTTTATTTTAGAAATAGCTACAAATGAAAAAGCAAAAGTATTATCTAATGATAAATTCAGAGATTATGCTGCTGAATTTAGAAATATTGCATCTATGAGGATTCCATTTGTAATTGAAAAAGGTAGATTGACATTTGGAAAACCAAAAAAGCCTAAAAAAGATAAGAATATTTTGCAAAAAATTTGTGATGAAATTATAAAAGAATTGAACTTTAAAAAATGGGAAATTTATACTGGAAAAGAAGGTTTGGAAATTTCTCCATTAAATATTGCTAAACAGGCTATCATACGTATTGATAATGAGAATAATGCTGATTCAAAACTTGAAAACATATTTGCCAAAATCCCAATGTTTAATAAAATTGTGGAAATGGTTGATGATGTTGAAATTGCAGCACCATACGTGATTTTCGTATTGGTTCATCCTAAAAATTATAAAGTAGCTGTTAAAAATGCGGGCAATATTTCTGTTACTGTTGCAGACAGGTTAGGTCTTGAAAAAAAGCCTTTAATAGCTGTTCGTAATGATTTATTCACAAAACCAGGCACATTTGAATTAAATATAATGTTGGCTGATGAAGTAAGTGAAACAGCACCATACAATGTTTTAGTACGTGTAAGTGAACATGATGAAGTATTCATCAAAAGAAACTCAAGAAACATTGCAAGTACTATTGCAGGCAGGTTAGGATCTTGGAAATTCCCATTTGTTTCTGTCAAGCCAGACATGCTTTTAGAAAAACCTGGAGATTTTGAAATTGAACTGGAAAAAGGAGGAGGTTTAGATGACTAG
- a CDS encoding alcohol dehydrogenase catalytic domain-containing protein, giving the protein MINIVYRLKSPKFFEESIDEVELDGVIVRPTHLSICQADQRYYQGSRPANILDEKLPMALIHEAIGEVVFDSEGNFKSGDMVVMIPNTPFGEDVYSPNYSYSSKFRGSGFDGFTSDLVNLPEDRVVKIPDDFNLNVSAFIELISVAYQGISKFKQMAITPKDNLGVWGDGNLGFITALLLKELFPKSKVLVFGKHQENLNLFSFADEIYRIHDVDDDVVVDHAFECVGSSASQSAIDQIIDIINPQGTINLFGVSEYPVPINTRMVLEKGLTIQGNSRSDRVDFVGVVETLKQNPQLFEHLEKLITNICEINSLGDLKDAFDKDYISKFGKTILKWNI; this is encoded by the coding sequence ATGATTAATATTGTTTACAGATTAAAATCTCCAAAATTCTTTGAAGAATCCATTGATGAGGTTGAGCTCGACGGAGTAATCGTAAGGCCGACTCACCTTTCGATTTGTCAGGCCGACCAAAGATATTATCAGGGTTCAAGGCCGGCAAATATTCTGGATGAGAAACTGCCGATGGCTTTAATTCATGAAGCGATTGGTGAAGTTGTCTTTGACAGCGAAGGAAATTTCAAATCCGGTGATATGGTTGTAATGATTCCAAACACTCCGTTTGGTGAGGATGTGTATTCTCCAAACTATTCATATAGCTCTAAATTTAGAGGCAGTGGATTCGATGGTTTTACATCTGATTTGGTTAATTTGCCAGAAGATAGGGTTGTTAAAATTCCTGATGATTTTAATTTAAATGTATCAGCATTCATTGAATTGATTTCAGTAGCTTATCAGGGAATAAGCAAGTTTAAGCAAATGGCCATAACTCCAAAGGATAATCTGGGTGTTTGGGGAGATGGAAATTTAGGTTTCATTACAGCATTGCTTTTAAAAGAGTTGTTTCCCAAATCTAAAGTATTGGTATTTGGAAAACATCAGGAAAACTTGAATTTATTCTCATTTGCTGATGAAATCTACAGAATTCATGATGTTGACGATGATGTTGTAGTTGACCATGCATTTGAATGTGTCGGTTCAAGTGCATCGCAATCAGCCATTGATCAGATAATTGATATAATAAATCCTCAGGGAACAATAAACCTGTTTGGTGTAAGTGAATATCCTGTACCGATAAATACTCGTATGGTTTTAGAAAAAGGTTTGACAATTCAGGGGAACAGCCGTTCTGACAGAGTGGATTTTGTCGGAGTTGTTGAAACTCTCAAACAAAACCCACAGTTATTCGAACACTTAGAAAAATTGATTACCAATATCTGTGAAATAAATTCCTTGGGTGATTTAAAGGATGCATTTGATAAGGATTATATTTCTAAATTTGGTAAAACTATCTTAAAATGGAATATTTAA
- a CDS encoding 2-C-methyl-D-erythritol 4-phosphate cytidylyltransferase — protein sequence MIFAAILAGGIGSRMGGTDTPKQFLALGNKPVIIHTIEKFVINDDVDEIIVLTPKNFINHTNHLIEKYIPNNDNIVVIEGGETRNGTILNSISYIEESYGIDEESIIITHDSVRPFLTHRIIEDNIEAAKKYGACDTVIPATDTIVESINAKTIESIPVRDYYYQGQTPQSFNIKKLFNLITSLTEEESNILTDACKIFILKDEDVHLVDGEVTNIKITYPYDLKLANTILEDIHD from the coding sequence ATGATTTTTGCAGCAATATTGGCAGGTGGAATAGGATCAAGGATGGGAGGCACTGACACTCCAAAGCAATTTTTGGCATTGGGCAACAAACCGGTCATTATTCACACTATTGAAAAATTTGTTATAAATGATGATGTTGATGAAATAATTGTTCTAACACCAAAAAATTTTATAAATCACACCAATCATCTAATTGAGAAGTATATTCCAAATAATGATAATATTGTAGTTATTGAAGGTGGAGAGACCAGAAATGGAACAATATTGAACAGCATCAGTTATATTGAAGAAAGTTATGGCATCGATGAAGAGTCCATTATTATTACTCATGATTCTGTCCGTCCTTTTTTAACTCATAGGATTATTGAAGATAACATTGAAGCTGCAAAGAAATATGGGGCCTGTGATACTGTAATTCCGGCTACAGATACTATTGTTGAAAGTATTAATGCGAAGACTATAGAAAGTATCCCTGTGAGGGATTATTATTACCAAGGCCAAACTCCACAGAGCTTCAATATAAAGAAACTTTTCAATCTAATCACTAGTTTAACTGAAGAGGAAAGTAATATACTGACAGATGCATGTAAAATATTCATACTTAAAGATGAAGATGTACATCTAGTTGATGGTGAAGTGACAAATATTAAAATTACTTACCCTTATGATTTAAAATTAGCTAATACAATACTTGAGGATATTCATGATTAA
- a CDS encoding helix-turn-helix domain-containing protein — MISNDICPIGNTLDLFNRKWIFCIMSNIFRGMTHFNEFKDANPTISNHVLAQTLKYMEEQELITKTVVDEHHNKTEYALTPKGLRANRILYEITEYYFDELNYSNSDDVEIEELLGECRKIYNIW; from the coding sequence ATGATTAGCAATGATATTTGCCCGATTGGAAATACTTTAGATTTGTTTAACAGGAAATGGATTTTTTGTATCATGTCAAATATATTCAGGGGAATGACACATTTCAACGAGTTTAAGGATGCAAATCCCACAATCAGTAATCATGTGTTGGCACAGACTCTGAAGTATATGGAAGAACAGGAACTAATCACCAAGACAGTTGTTGATGAGCACCATAATAAGACAGAATATGCTTTAACTCCTAAAGGCCTTAGGGCTAATAGGATACTATATGAAATCACTGAGTATTATTTTGATGAATTGAATTATTCCAATTCTGATGATGTGGAAATTGAAGAACTTTTGGGTGAATGCCGCAAAATTTACAATATCTGGTAA